The Desmonostoc muscorum LEGE 12446 genome includes a region encoding these proteins:
- a CDS encoding diguanylate cyclase codes for MNEQVKAIRVAWCSPTDLPQPKDFSLNFEWIRVDTPALFEKGFDVVVLDIRTFENLEEVKYIYTTIGLPTVVLIDTIEQESTALCWLEAGDETCKRDAIDWQIGLRLQRTLWHTKQKHSLNLDKLTGIANFRKFNDHAIELLTSKEDSEPVCLIYLDIDGFKFINDSHGHIAGDQILQEVGQILQKYSLGAGIVARTGGDKFAICMRGNAEQGKAFAEFLRTQIETHEFKLDEMSCVNLTASLGVVPMTGHSSVEQLWQEINQCIYAAKQKGRNQVVTTEEFDAIADASGQDKLITDFEHRIRVTAERMITEMVLKASRLAKKYRAEAEHDGLTEIFNRRFLDRLLLREIEKFHKYQQPLTLVLLDLDHFGEVNRTYGFPTGDQALRTAAQVFQSNIRAVDWVTRYGGEEFCIVMSDTNLNMGCQIAERIRLVLSEEILTAYNGQRFQITASIGVVEFMPEDSPVSLLQRASDKVREAKKNGRNQTRF; via the coding sequence ATGAATGAACAAGTGAAAGCGATACGAGTTGCTTGGTGCAGTCCAACTGATTTGCCCCAACCAAAAGATTTTTCCCTCAATTTTGAGTGGATTCGAGTTGATACTCCAGCATTATTTGAGAAAGGTTTTGATGTTGTTGTACTCGATATCAGGACTTTTGAGAACCTGGAGGAAGTGAAGTATATATATACAACTATTGGTTTACCAACAGTAGTTTTGATAGACACCATTGAGCAAGAATCTACTGCCCTTTGTTGGTTGGAAGCAGGAGATGAAACTTGTAAACGTGATGCAATTGATTGGCAAATAGGTTTGCGTTTGCAGCGGACTTTGTGGCATACCAAGCAAAAGCATTCATTGAATCTTGATAAATTAACGGGGATTGCTAATTTTCGCAAATTTAATGATCATGCGATCGAGCTTTTGACATCGAAGGAGGATAGTGAGCCTGTATGTTTGATTTACCTGGATATTGACGGTTTCAAGTTTATCAATGATAGTCATGGTCATATTGCGGGAGATCAGATATTGCAGGAGGTTGGGCAGATTCTGCAAAAGTATTCACTAGGAGCAGGCATCGTCGCTCGGACAGGGGGTGATAAATTCGCTATTTGTATGCGTGGCAATGCTGAGCAGGGGAAAGCCTTTGCAGAATTTCTCAGGACTCAGATCGAGACTCATGAATTCAAACTTGATGAAATGTCTTGTGTTAATCTCACAGCTTCCTTGGGAGTGGTTCCGATGACAGGACATTCATCTGTTGAGCAACTATGGCAGGAAATCAATCAATGTATCTATGCTGCCAAGCAGAAAGGACGCAACCAAGTTGTAACCACTGAGGAATTTGATGCTATTGCAGATGCTTCTGGACAAGACAAGCTAATCACTGATTTTGAGCATCGAATTCGCGTCACTGCTGAACGGATGATTACTGAGATGGTACTTAAGGCCAGTCGTCTAGCCAAGAAATACAGAGCAGAAGCCGAACACGATGGTTTGACTGAGATTTTCAATCGCCGCTTTCTCGACAGATTACTACTGCGCGAAATAGAAAAGTTTCACAAATATCAGCAACCATTAACACTGGTACTCCTGGATTTGGATCATTTCGGTGAAGTCAATCGAACCTACGGCTTTCCGACTGGGGATCAAGCTCTCAGAACTGCTGCACAAGTATTTCAAAGTAACATCAGAGCAGTAGATTGGGTTACACGCTATGGTGGAGAGGAATTCTGTATTGTCATGTCCGACACTAACCTGAACATGGGATGTCAGATAGCTGAACGAATTCGCCTAGTTCTGAGCGAGGAAATCCTCACAGCTTACAACGGTCAGCGGTTTCAAATCACTGCTAGCATCGGAGTTGTGGAATTCATGCCAGAAGATAGTCCTGTGTCTTTGTTGCAGCGTGCCAGCGACAAAGTTCGAGAAGCAAAGAAAAACGGGCGCAATCAAACCCGCTTCTGA
- a CDS encoding dynamin family protein — protein sequence MSSEQFQAAHESIYHIGTRLLEYLQELRQDRLSEGDDTKSLQSVEDNINKALQALKDQKYQVAVIAAMKAGKSTFLNAVIGADVLASEAEACTICRTDIRPIYTIATPRLLEYRQGQKEPVIIAEGNASLIRQKFLDRTHKLRATANQDNTTRFELQHPIEAISKLSSLAGFTLVDTPGPNEWESAGFSTVALKQTALEALRTCDAILFVLDYSSFKDNTNSELLQDLIEQRGEFLAKNTGKIYFILNKVDRKAEGDRAIDDVIADLKRALIGFGITDPVIYPTSAWQGLLAKLIQQGTEQL from the coding sequence ATGTCCTCTGAACAGTTCCAAGCAGCGCACGAAAGCATCTACCACATTGGCACACGTTTGTTAGAGTACCTTCAGGAACTTCGCCAAGATCGTCTCAGTGAAGGAGACGATACCAAAAGTTTGCAGAGTGTCGAGGATAATATCAACAAAGCTCTACAGGCATTGAAAGATCAAAAGTATCAGGTCGCTGTAATTGCAGCTATGAAAGCTGGCAAGAGTACTTTTTTGAATGCTGTGATTGGCGCTGATGTTTTGGCAAGTGAAGCAGAAGCGTGTACAATCTGCCGTACTGATATCCGACCAATTTACACTATAGCTACACCAAGATTGTTAGAGTATCGGCAGGGGCAAAAGGAACCTGTTATTATTGCTGAGGGTAATGCTAGTTTAATTAGGCAAAAATTTTTAGATCGTACCCACAAGCTTCGAGCTACAGCTAATCAAGACAATACCACCCGCTTTGAACTACAGCATCCTATAGAGGCGATCAGCAAACTTTCATCATTGGCTGGTTTTACGTTGGTTGACACTCCAGGTCCCAACGAGTGGGAATCAGCAGGCTTCAGTACAGTTGCACTTAAGCAAACAGCCTTAGAAGCGCTGCGAACATGTGATGCTATTTTGTTCGTTTTAGATTACTCATCTTTTAAGGACAATACTAATTCAGAGTTGCTTCAAGATTTAATAGAACAGCGTGGAGAATTTCTTGCAAAGAACACTGGGAAAATCTACTTCATTCTCAACAAGGTTGATAGAAAAGCGGAAGGAGATCGAGCTATTGATGATGTAATAGCAGATTTGAAACGGGCTTTGATAGGATTTGGCATTACAGATCCCGTAATTTACCCTACGAGTGCTTGGCAAGGACTTTTAGCTAAATTAATCCAGCAAGGTACAGAGCAATTATAG
- a CDS encoding NF041680 family putative transposase translates to MKSALLKEFRQAAYSYLGRAHDATFELMDAILLTRNAYSLADLSLSPVFRRKWPSIYEALQDSRPQRQKLMQLYIKQMPQQGRPLLAGDHTAWSRPDAVTLIERTIEHTSVTITGNKPITVGQGYSTIAWIPEDSGSWALPLRHERITSWENPIQKATWQLQQVCEHLPTRPITVWDSEYGCAPFVLKTTNIKADILVRLRSNLCLWGAPPPYSGKGRPRKHGDKFKLNDPSTWSEANESIEVNHPKLGRVKVSLWKNLHFRQTATRPMSLIRVERLDAEGNLRISKPLWLAWVGEEMLPLSQVWQLYLRRFTVDHWYRFLKQRLHWTLPKLSSPKQSEHWSDLMPLMTWELWLARDIVADNPLPWQKSLDNLTPGRVAQAMGSIFAVIGTPARSPKPRGKSPGWKPGKPRQRRIRYPIVKKTTTKPRKKHPESA, encoded by the coding sequence ATGAAAAGTGCCTTACTAAAAGAATTTCGTCAAGCAGCGTACAGCTATTTAGGTAGAGCGCATGATGCAACTTTTGAACTGATGGATGCAATATTACTGACGCGGAATGCCTACAGTTTGGCAGATTTATCGCTATCGCCAGTATTTAGAAGAAAGTGGCCAAGTATTTATGAAGCGTTACAAGATAGCAGACCACAGCGACAAAAATTGATGCAGTTATACATCAAACAGATGCCACAACAGGGTCGTCCGTTGTTGGCAGGCGACCACACTGCCTGGTCGCGCCCGGATGCGGTAACTCTTATTGAGAGGACAATTGAACACACCAGTGTTACCATAACCGGAAACAAACCAATTACCGTTGGTCAGGGATATAGTACCATTGCTTGGATACCAGAGGATTCTGGCAGTTGGGCGTTACCGTTGAGGCATGAGCGAATTACCAGTTGGGAAAATCCGATACAAAAGGCAACGTGGCAATTACAGCAAGTGTGTGAACATTTACCAACTAGACCAATTACAGTTTGGGATAGTGAGTATGGCTGCGCCCCTTTTGTGTTGAAGACGACTAATATCAAAGCGGACATTCTGGTACGTTTGCGTTCAAATCTTTGTTTATGGGGCGCACCACCACCATATTCTGGTAAAGGGCGACCCAGGAAACATGGTGATAAATTTAAACTCAATGATCCTTCTACATGGAGTGAAGCCAATGAGAGTATAGAAGTCAACCATCCTAAACTGGGACGGGTGAAGGTGAGCTTGTGGAAAAATTTACACTTTCGTCAAACGGCGACACGCCCAATGTCGCTGATTCGAGTTGAGCGTCTAGATGCAGAAGGCAACCTACGTATATCAAAACCTTTGTGGTTGGCTTGGGTAGGAGAGGAAATGCTTCCACTATCTCAAGTTTGGCAACTCTACCTCCGACGTTTTACTGTTGACCACTGGTATCGTTTTTTGAAGCAACGCTTGCACTGGACATTGCCTAAGTTGAGTAGTCCCAAGCAATCTGAGCATTGGAGTGACCTCATGCCTCTGATGACTTGGGAATTGTGGTTGGCTCGTGATATCGTTGCTGATAACCCTTTACCTTGGCAAAAATCATTAGACAATTTGACTCCTGGGAGAGTTGCTCAAGCGATGGGGAGTATTTTTGCGGTGATTGGTACTCCTGCCCGTTCGCCTAAACCTCGCGGAAAGTCTCCAGGCTGGAAACCAGGAAAACCACGACAACGTAGAATTCGCTATCCGATAGTCAAAAAAACTACAACTAAGCCTCGCAAAAAGCATCCAGAATCTGCTTAG
- a CDS encoding protein kinase domain-containing protein, producing the protein MIGKLLDHRYQIIRVLATGGFGQTYIAEDTRRPGNPICVVKHLKPGTDPRVFATAKRLFNSEAETLEKLGHHDQIPRLLAYFDENQEFYLVQEYIEGHTLAEELLPGKRWSESQVIQLLQEVLEILEFVHRQGVIHRDIKPDNIIRRASDNKFVLVDFGAVKQLRTQMVTAGGQPSATVVIGTPGYMPTEQGQGKPRPNSDIYSLGIIAIQALTGLPATELQEDPETGEIIWRHSVTVNHHLAAVLTKMVRYHFKDRYQSATEALQACKDAINPVAALSELQESAKNSSYQGTKSRSQAVSRQQTLAVAPPNRVPPKPVRQNSSKSDPWPILIGILLAGGAAALVANVYPNLKNLAANFTGNDTALANKCSAVVVGNSNVRSEPSSINSSNIVQTVGNNTNFEVTGKQTKRGWVEVKLKSGRLAWAHSDVIANKGEWASCLREKGIATKTIDDSTLITTRPIPQAKPKSKDVVTSSPEKSKTSTVGSEKSEQSQPSDNSAKVLEQAQKKYESGDIVGAIALLKSIPANAASDIQETRKVIAQWQEDWAKAEALSNEINKAIDDGKWEKVLDYKNHPEKLPNTQYWRKKIEPLFQQAAENIAKQVLPKLDNQGNQKNPTKEVSNTKQPGTTESPDTTETPKGSL; encoded by the coding sequence ATGATAGGCAAGTTACTAGACCATCGTTACCAAATAATTCGAGTCCTGGCGACAGGAGGATTTGGTCAAACCTATATTGCGGAAGATACTAGGCGGCCAGGTAACCCTATTTGCGTTGTCAAGCACCTCAAACCCGGAACTGACCCCAGAGTTTTTGCTACAGCTAAGCGTCTGTTCAACAGCGAAGCCGAAACCTTAGAAAAACTGGGTCACCATGACCAGATACCCAGGCTACTGGCTTATTTTGACGAAAACCAAGAATTCTATTTAGTACAAGAATATATTGAAGGGCATACCCTCGCTGAGGAACTTTTACCTGGTAAGCGCTGGAGTGAAAGCCAAGTAATTCAACTGTTGCAGGAAGTTCTGGAGATTCTAGAATTTGTCCATCGCCAAGGCGTGATTCACCGCGACATTAAACCAGATAATATCATTCGTCGCGCCTCAGATAATAAATTCGTTTTAGTAGATTTTGGGGCAGTAAAGCAACTGCGTACCCAAATGGTAACAGCTGGCGGGCAACCTTCTGCCACAGTGGTTATTGGCACTCCTGGCTATATGCCCACAGAACAAGGGCAAGGTAAACCCCGTCCCAACAGCGATATTTATTCCCTTGGAATCATTGCCATTCAAGCATTAACAGGATTACCGGCAACAGAATTGCAAGAAGACCCAGAAACTGGGGAAATCATCTGGCGTCATTCAGTAACTGTGAACCATCACCTAGCAGCAGTATTGACTAAGATGGTGCGCTATCACTTCAAAGACCGCTACCAAAGCGCCACAGAAGCACTGCAAGCATGTAAAGACGCGATTAATCCTGTAGCTGCACTTTCCGAACTTCAAGAATCTGCAAAAAATTCCAGCTACCAAGGAACTAAATCCCGATCCCAAGCAGTATCTCGCCAGCAAACTCTTGCAGTTGCACCACCAAATCGTGTCCCACCTAAACCTGTGCGTCAGAATTCTAGCAAATCCGACCCATGGCCAATATTAATTGGCATATTGTTGGCGGGTGGTGCTGCTGCTTTAGTAGCAAATGTATATCCAAATTTGAAAAATTTAGCTGCTAACTTTACAGGTAATGATACTGCTTTAGCAAATAAATGCTCAGCTGTTGTCGTAGGAAATTCTAATGTTCGTTCTGAACCAAGTTCGATCAATTCTAGTAATATTGTGCAAACTGTTGGTAATAATACCAACTTCGAGGTGACTGGCAAGCAAACAAAACGAGGTTGGGTAGAAGTTAAACTCAAATCTGGACGTTTGGCTTGGGCACACTCGGATGTGATAGCCAATAAAGGAGAATGGGCTTCTTGTCTGCGGGAAAAGGGCATTGCAACTAAGACGATAGATGATAGTACCTTAATTACTACTCGACCAATTCCCCAGGCAAAACCAAAATCTAAGGATGTAGTAACTTCATCACCAGAAAAATCAAAAACGTCAACTGTCGGTAGTGAAAAATCAGAACAATCCCAGCCTAGTGATAATAGTGCCAAGGTTTTAGAACAAGCACAAAAAAAGTATGAATCAGGAGATATAGTTGGAGCGATCGCACTTTTAAAATCGATTCCGGCAAATGCTGCCTCTGATATCCAAGAAACGCGCAAAGTCATCGCCCAGTGGCAAGAAGATTGGGCTAAAGCCGAGGCATTATCTAATGAGATCAACAAAGCAATAGATGATGGAAAATGGGAGAAAGTTTTAGATTATAAAAACCATCCCGAAAAGTTGCCCAATACTCAATATTGGCGAAAGAAAATAGAACCATTATTTCAACAAGCCGCTGAAAATATAGCCAAACAAGTACTACCGAAATTAGACAATCAAGGTAATCAGAAGAATCCCACAAAAGAAGTTTCTAATACTAAACAACCTGGCACCACA